ACTCGAATGAGGCCTTTCCAAATGGTGCGCCAAACAAACATGGGAGGAAGACGAGATGTCGGAGCCGCTTGTAGGGATAGTGATGGGCAGTGATTCGGACCTTGCCGTGATGGAGGAGGCCGCGAAGATGCTCGAGCGCTTCGGCGTGCCTTACGAGATGACGGTTTCGTCGGCCCACAGGACGCCGCGGCGCACGCTCGAGTATGCGCGCGGCGCCGAGGAGCGCGGTCTCAAGGTCATAATCGCCGGGGCCGGGGCGGCGGCCCATCTCGCCGGTTTCATAGCCGCCGAGACGACGCTTCCCGTGGTGGGCGTGCCCATCGACGCCACGGCGCTGAAGGGACTCGATGCCCTCCTCTCGACGGTGCAGATGCCGGGAGGCGTGCCCGTTGCGGCCATGGCCGTCGGCAAGGCCGGGGCCCGCAACGCCGGCATCTTCGCGGCCCAGATCATAGCCGCCTCGGACGGTAAGCTCAGGCGGGCGCTCAGAGAGCACAGGGAGGAGATGGCCCGCAAGGTGGAGG
The sequence above is drawn from the Deltaproteobacteria bacterium genome and encodes:
- the purE gene encoding 5-(carboxyamino)imidazole ribonucleotide mutase translates to MSEPLVGIVMGSDSDLAVMEEAAKMLERFGVPYEMTVSSAHRTPRRTLEYARGAEERGLKVIIAGAGAAAHLAGFIAAETTLPVVGVPIDATALKGLDALLSTVQMPGGVPVAAMAVGKAGARNAGIFAAQIIAASDGKLRRALREHREEMARKVEEKAARVEKRG